In Paludibaculum fermentans, the genomic stretch TTCACGAAGCGTAGCTTGTCGCCAAATCGCGTCATCTCGATGGACAGGTAGTCGTCGATGAATGCCAGCTCCTCCCGCAGCGGAGCGAAATTGTCCGTCTTCCGCAGCAGCCGCCGCAGGATGTTCGACAGCTTGTAGACCACCTGCCGCGCCTTGTCCGGATTCGTCCGGATCAGCGAGCTCACCGTATTCAGCGTGTTGAACAGAAAGTGTGGATTGATCTGCGCGCTCAAGGCGCTCAACCGCGCCTCCACCAGCAGCCGCTCCTTGTTTTCCAGCAGCCGCTCATTGCGCGCGCTCACCCAGATCTTCAGCGGCAGCGCCACCGTGAAGATCGTCGACACGAACACCGGCGTATTGGCCCACCCGCCCTGCGGCAGGTAGAACGCGAAGATCATCCTCTCTCCAAACAGCCGCACCACCGTGTACCGCATCAGCTCCGCCAGCACGATCGTGAACAGGCCCACGATCTGGAATAGACTCCGCCGCCGCGCCTCGGGATAGCGGATCAGCCGGTACACGCTCAGGTCGAAGAACGGCGAGATCCGCCACACCTCCTCCTGGTCGTACGCCAGGTCCCGCAGCAACCCGCCCATCACGCCCACCGCCGCATACAGCGGCATCGCCAGGTATTCGCCATGCAGCAGCGCCGGAATCGAGCAGATCACCCCGGTCAGCAGCCCCGAGATATAGCCGCCGATCAAACCCGCTAACAGACTGCCCTCCAGGCACATATCGGCCGCGGCGTAGCTCTGCGTATAGATCCTGACAATGGAGCCGGTGCCGCAGAAACCCGAGATCCCCAGGCTCAGTTGGAGCTGCTCCAGCATCGTCCGCCGCTCCCGCAAAAGCAGGTTCAGGAACTTGGACGAACGCGCCAGAATGCTGGCGATCGACGCCGCCGCCGCCAGCTTGATCAACAGGATGATGAACTGCTTTTCCATTCCAACCCAAACCCGCTGTACCCGACCATACTAAAATAAAGACAGAAACCACCGTTTCCATGTCAGA encodes the following:
- a CDS encoding histidine kinase, which translates into the protein MEKQFIILLIKLAAAASIASILARSSKFLNLLLRERRTMLEQLQLSLGISGFCGTGSIVRIYTQSYAAADMCLEGSLLAGLIGGYISGLLTGVICSIPALLHGEYLAMPLYAAVGVMGGLLRDLAYDQEEVWRISPFFDLSVYRLIRYPEARRRSLFQIVGLFTIVLAELMRYTVVRLFGERMIFAFYLPQGGWANTPVFVSTIFTVALPLKIWVSARNERLLENKERLLVEARLSALSAQINPHFLFNTLNTVSSLIRTNPDKARQVVYKLSNILRRLLRKTDNFAPLREELAFIDDYLSIEMTRFGDKLRFVKDVEPGTLDCQIPAMLLQPLVENSIKHGLARKVDGGTIRLESRFERRPEGLRLLLTVADDGVGIEEERLESILEQPGIGVSNVNERLLVLFGANYRLSVTSQSGEGTKTVIEIPA